One window of the uncultured Paludibaculum sp. genome contains the following:
- a CDS encoding AI-2E family transporter, with amino-acid sequence MAQSSAHTDNKQSLQIPVVLATVLLVMVLLYLGRVFFITLISAILLAFLLEPLVNLGIRFRIPRGASSFLACTVMLGMLYLMGLGLWTQVVGLWEDLPTYSKRVTELVDSAAQQLEGMEKTAQELLVPKRLREAQTPPLPEPPKTTSKKRRAPQPVQPDQPPPIQEVRIRQDDSQLVAAIYSHLSDFYDAALMASFVPFLVYFLLSWRDHFRRSVLQIIQTDSKRENIQRAWDGIANVARAYLVGNFLLGVVLAAASAVFFWFVKLPYWQVVGPLSGFLSLIPYLGMPLAVIPPFVAALPVYSGLSAYLIIGATTALFHLIALNLLYPKLVGARVHLNPLVVTVALMLWYLLWGGAGLILAIPITAGLKAAFENIPSLRGIGRILGD; translated from the coding sequence ATGGCTCAATCCAGCGCACATACCGACAACAAGCAATCCCTGCAGATCCCTGTAGTCCTGGCTACTGTCTTGCTGGTCATGGTCCTGTTGTATCTGGGCCGCGTCTTCTTCATCACACTGATCTCCGCCATCCTCCTCGCGTTCCTGCTTGAGCCGCTGGTGAATCTCGGCATCCGCTTCCGCATCCCACGAGGTGCCTCCAGCTTCCTGGCCTGCACGGTGATGCTGGGGATGCTCTACCTCATGGGGCTTGGCCTGTGGACCCAGGTCGTAGGCCTCTGGGAAGACCTGCCCACCTACAGCAAACGCGTGACGGAACTGGTCGACTCGGCCGCGCAGCAATTGGAGGGCATGGAGAAAACCGCCCAGGAACTCCTGGTGCCCAAGCGTCTGCGCGAAGCCCAGACGCCGCCGCTTCCCGAACCGCCCAAGACCACCAGCAAGAAGCGCCGCGCCCCACAACCGGTGCAGCCCGATCAACCGCCGCCCATTCAGGAAGTGCGCATCCGGCAGGACGACAGCCAACTCGTGGCGGCGATCTACTCGCACCTCAGCGACTTCTATGATGCGGCCCTCATGGCCTCGTTCGTGCCATTCCTCGTCTACTTCCTACTGAGTTGGCGCGACCACTTCCGCCGGAGTGTATTGCAGATCATCCAGACCGACAGCAAACGCGAGAACATCCAGCGGGCCTGGGACGGAATTGCCAACGTCGCCCGAGCCTACCTTGTTGGCAACTTCCTGTTAGGCGTGGTGCTGGCCGCGGCCAGTGCGGTCTTCTTCTGGTTCGTCAAGCTGCCCTATTGGCAGGTGGTGGGTCCCCTGAGCGGTTTCCTGAGCCTCATCCCCTACCTCGGCATGCCCCTGGCGGTCATCCCGCCCTTCGTGGCAGCGCTACCGGTCTACTCCGGCCTCAGCGCCTACCTGATCATCGGAGCGACAACCGCGTTGTTCCATCTCATCGCCCTGAACCTGCTCTACCCCAAGTTGGTGGGAGCCCGAGTGCACCTGAACCCCCTGGTAGTCACGGTGGCCCTGATGCTCTGGTACCTCCTCTGGGGCGGCGCCGGCCTGATCCTGGCGATCCCGATCACTGCGGGCCTGAAAGCAGCGTTTGAGAACATCCCGTCGCTGCGAGGCATCGGCCGGATCCTGGGCGATTAG
- a CDS encoding amidohydrolase family protein, translated as MNRRQFLGSAALMQTLPASLPIIDTHVHLFDTRRPQGVPWPPKTDTALYQPALPARYRSIARPFGIEGAIEIEASPWFDDNQWVLDTIRDEPLFVGMIGNLEPAAAEFPRQLDQFLKNPLFLGIRYGNLWSRDLGASLAKPAFVDGLRRLARAGLILDTANPTASLLADVVKLTDAVPDLRVMVDHLPQLVNPPEPAIRQLMQRPQVFVKVSSVLRRVDGKVPTDPAFYKSRLDELWQQFGQDRLVYGSDWPNSDHWAEYPQVFRIVHDYFVKKGPDVAASYFWKNSKTAYRWKKRTKSQPGA; from the coding sequence ATGAACCGCCGGCAGTTTCTCGGCTCCGCCGCCCTGATGCAAACGTTACCCGCGTCGCTCCCCATCATCGATACCCACGTCCACCTATTCGACACGCGCCGGCCTCAGGGCGTGCCCTGGCCCCCCAAGACCGACACCGCCCTCTACCAGCCGGCCCTTCCGGCGCGCTACCGCTCCATCGCCCGCCCCTTCGGAATCGAGGGCGCCATCGAGATCGAGGCCAGTCCGTGGTTTGATGACAACCAGTGGGTCCTCGACACCATCCGCGACGAGCCCCTCTTCGTCGGCATGATCGGCAACCTTGAACCCGCCGCGGCCGAATTCCCCCGCCAACTCGATCAGTTCCTCAAGAATCCCCTCTTCCTCGGCATCCGCTACGGCAATCTCTGGTCCCGAGACCTGGGCGCCTCCCTCGCCAAGCCAGCCTTCGTCGACGGTCTGCGCCGCCTGGCCCGCGCTGGCCTCATCCTCGATACCGCAAACCCAACAGCCTCTCTGCTTGCCGATGTCGTCAAACTCACCGACGCCGTCCCGGATCTGCGAGTCATGGTCGATCACCTGCCACAACTGGTCAACCCACCGGAACCCGCGATCCGGCAGTTGATGCAACGCCCCCAGGTCTTCGTCAAGGTCTCCAGCGTGCTGCGCCGGGTCGACGGCAAGGTCCCCACCGATCCGGCCTTCTACAAATCCCGCCTCGACGAACTCTGGCAGCAGTTCGGCCAGGACCGTCTTGTCTACGGCAGCGATTGGCCCAACAGCGACCATTGGGCTGAGTACCCGCAAGTCTTCCGCATCGTGCACGATTACTTCGTGAAGAAGGGACCTGACGTGGCCGCCAGTTACTTCTGGAAGAACTCCAAGACCGCCTATCGCTGGAAGAAACGCACGAAGAGTCAACCCGGCGCCTGA
- a CDS encoding PadR family transcriptional regulator, with translation MSKPADLVQGTLDLLILKILALQPMHGWAIGERMKQMSNAVLHVGPGSLYPALHKLELAGWIQSEWSVNDGGRRVKFYSITEEGSSRLAQEAADWKRLSGAISSIVFES, from the coding sequence ATGAGCAAACCGGCTGATCTAGTTCAGGGAACACTGGATCTCTTGATTCTCAAGATTCTTGCGCTTCAACCGATGCACGGATGGGCCATCGGCGAGCGCATGAAGCAAATGTCGAACGCTGTTCTGCATGTTGGCCCCGGATCCCTTTATCCGGCGCTCCACAAGCTGGAACTGGCGGGATGGATCCAGTCCGAATGGTCCGTCAACGACGGGGGACGGCGAGTCAAGTTCTATTCAATCACCGAGGAGGGATCTTCCCGTCTCGCCCAGGAAGCAGCGGATTGGAAGCGACTGTCGGGTGCAATCTCTTCCATCGTGTTCGAGTCCTGA
- a CDS encoding ABC transporter permease, whose amino-acid sequence MRFRRVLRSRMAAILRRSRMESDLDDEIEDYLAHQTERFIAQGMTPKAAREAALRASGNLTIVREDTRATWTWTWLEALQRDVRIGVRMLGRNRGFSLIAIAVMALCIGGATSFFTVVRSVLLRSLPFHQPDELVMVYERYRLSEAPEYNAVSPGDFYDWRAQTNGFQDMAAWQWWSFNLSGKGAELPETVRAAAATWNLFPLLGVQPSAGRAFTESEDRAGSTVAMLTWGLFQRRFGGDPGIVGRVIRLNGTPFTVVGILPESFSYPDDRIQVWVPYQSVTPPEFLHHHAYHQSYVIGRIRPGVSLASAVGQVAAVQYHLHSQFPDQAVCEGVLTRSLVDDLAQPVKRPLMILMGAAMCLLFIGCLNVANLLLARGTARQKEIAVRVALGARRLALIREQMTECFLICLIGGPAGVLLSMIATSILTRAWQDLPNPDSVRLDGMVLAFALVLVFATTLLAGLLPAVSSTAAGLQGAMQATSRSVRGSRSHTSVRQTLLVGEIAVTVILLVAGGLLLKSFARLRAADLGCDTDGVLTLAYHLPIAVYDTPEKVLAIHEAILDRVSALPGVVSAGMGGTLPGGGDGEDDIFTIPEHPELAARGQHADARIRRADPGYFSTLRIPLVSGRPFSRRDVLEQAAKVIISRQLAREYFPNEDPLGKHIQIPLWNDTRYEVVGVVGDTLHRVNQPSQATIYFPALSGRLTDAVLVLRTAHSPLSFALPVQKQVAALDPGLPVSEVLTLRQVVGRSLGNASFTAAIVLFFAAISLVLASVGLYGVLSYLMTQRTTELGIRIALGAQSGQVLRLMLFDGVRPALVGLGLGLLASIAATRLVQSMLFGTKALDPVVVVVTAGVLTIVATVACIVPSWRASRIDPVRALRAE is encoded by the coding sequence ATGCGTTTTCGACGAGTTCTCCGGTCGAGGATGGCCGCAATACTGCGCCGGTCCCGGATGGAGTCCGATCTGGACGATGAGATCGAGGACTATTTGGCCCATCAGACGGAGCGCTTTATCGCGCAGGGCATGACTCCGAAAGCGGCCCGTGAGGCTGCGCTAAGGGCCTCCGGAAATCTGACAATTGTGCGTGAAGACACCCGTGCCACGTGGACTTGGACCTGGCTCGAAGCGTTGCAGCGGGACGTTCGCATCGGTGTTCGAATGCTTGGGCGAAACCGCGGTTTCTCTCTCATCGCCATTGCCGTGATGGCGCTCTGCATCGGAGGGGCAACCTCGTTCTTCACTGTGGTGCGTTCGGTTCTCCTGCGGTCGCTGCCCTTCCACCAGCCGGACGAACTCGTCATGGTCTATGAACGCTATCGCCTGTCGGAGGCGCCGGAGTACAACGCGGTCTCTCCAGGCGATTTCTACGATTGGCGGGCCCAGACGAACGGATTTCAGGACATGGCCGCCTGGCAGTGGTGGAGCTTCAATCTCAGCGGCAAAGGAGCGGAACTGCCGGAGACGGTCCGGGCGGCAGCCGCGACCTGGAACCTGTTTCCGTTGCTGGGTGTTCAACCTTCGGCCGGACGGGCCTTTACGGAGTCGGAGGATCGCGCGGGCAGCACAGTGGCGATGCTCACATGGGGGCTCTTTCAGCGCCGCTTTGGCGGCGATCCAGGCATCGTCGGACGCGTGATCCGTCTGAACGGCACACCGTTCACGGTGGTCGGGATTCTTCCCGAGTCCTTCTCGTATCCCGATGACAGGATTCAGGTTTGGGTTCCTTACCAATCCGTGACGCCACCTGAGTTCCTCCATCACCACGCCTACCATCAGAGCTATGTTATCGGGCGCATCAGGCCGGGCGTCAGTCTGGCGTCCGCGGTCGGGCAGGTGGCCGCCGTGCAGTACCATCTGCATTCGCAGTTTCCCGATCAGGCGGTTTGCGAGGGGGTATTGACCAGATCGCTGGTGGACGATCTGGCACAGCCAGTCAAGAGACCACTGATGATCCTGATGGGCGCCGCCATGTGCCTGCTATTCATAGGCTGCCTGAATGTGGCCAACCTGTTGCTCGCGCGAGGAACCGCGCGTCAAAAGGAGATCGCCGTCCGGGTAGCGTTGGGGGCCCGGCGGCTCGCCCTGATTCGTGAGCAGATGACCGAGTGCTTCCTGATTTGCCTGATCGGCGGCCCCGCCGGAGTGCTGCTTTCCATGATCGCAACCTCTATTCTGACGCGAGCCTGGCAGGATCTGCCGAACCCCGATTCGGTGCGGCTCGATGGCATGGTCTTGGCGTTCGCCCTTGTCCTGGTCTTCGCGACTACGCTTCTGGCGGGGTTGTTGCCGGCGGTTTCGTCTACGGCCGCGGGACTGCAAGGCGCGATGCAAGCCACTTCGCGCTCTGTCCGGGGCAGCCGGTCCCATACGTCGGTCAGACAGACCCTGCTTGTCGGGGAGATCGCGGTGACGGTGATTCTGTTGGTGGCCGGCGGATTGTTGCTGAAGAGCTTTGCGCGCCTACGGGCGGCCGATCTCGGTTGCGACACCGACGGCGTGCTCACCCTCGCCTACCATCTTCCAATCGCAGTCTACGACACGCCGGAAAAGGTGTTAGCCATCCACGAGGCGATCCTCGATCGGGTGAGCGCCCTCCCCGGCGTGGTCTCCGCCGGCATGGGCGGGACTCTACCCGGTGGTGGTGACGGAGAGGACGACATCTTCACGATCCCGGAGCATCCCGAGTTGGCCGCCCGTGGCCAACATGCGGATGCGCGGATACGCAGGGCCGATCCCGGCTACTTCTCCACTCTGCGGATTCCCCTGGTGAGCGGCCGGCCGTTTTCCCGGCGCGACGTTCTGGAGCAGGCCGCCAAGGTCATCATCAGCCGCCAGTTGGCCAGGGAGTACTTCCCCAATGAAGACCCTCTCGGTAAGCACATCCAGATCCCCCTCTGGAACGACACTCGATATGAGGTCGTCGGAGTCGTGGGCGACACCCTTCATCGTGTGAACCAGCCAAGCCAGGCGACGATCTACTTTCCGGCACTCTCCGGCCGGCTCACCGATGCCGTGTTGGTGCTGCGGACCGCGCACTCTCCGCTGTCGTTCGCGCTGCCCGTGCAGAAGCAGGTGGCCGCGCTGGATCCGGGATTGCCGGTCTCCGAAGTCCTCACGCTGCGGCAGGTCGTGGGACGGTCGCTCGGCAACGCCAGCTTCACCGCCGCCATCGTCCTGTTCTTCGCGGCCATCTCGTTGGTCTTGGCGTCTGTGGGGCTGTATGGTGTCCTCTCGTATCTGATGACTCAGCGCACCACGGAGCTCGGTATCCGAATCGCCCTCGGCGCTCAAAGCGGGCAGGTGTTGCGGTTGATGCTCTTCGATGGAGTCCGCCCGGCGCTGGTAGGACTTGGATTGGGCTTGCTGGCGAGCATCGCGGCGACACGCCTGGTTCAGTCCATGTTATTCGGGACGAAGGCTCTGGACCCGGTGGTCGTCGTAGTGACAGCGGGCGTCCTGACGATTGTGGCGACCGTGGCTTGCATCGTGCCATCGTGGCGGGCGTCGCGAATTGATCCGGTGCGGGCGCTCCGCGCCGAGTAA
- a CDS encoding class I SAM-dependent methyltransferase, translating to MNWRPQPPSSTTSSSSSVPAGARRSYALESLTTFLRSQEGLQILDLGGLNQANLDFVTGLGHRLYAEDIVKGCDMFFSKEEFTNKHFDTHRIAQFIDQTFDFPDQSSDGALVWDVLQFLPNPVAQAVLDRLYRILAPDSFLLAFFHPESGGPAAKPHSCRIIDAKHLQFVPSESPRTIELYTTRSIERFFHRFSSVKFFLTRENLQEVIVKR from the coding sequence ATGAACTGGCGCCCTCAGCCGCCATCCTCCACTACTTCCTCTTCATCCAGCGTGCCCGCCGGAGCGCGGCGTTCCTACGCCCTGGAAAGCCTCACCACGTTCCTTCGTTCTCAGGAGGGGCTCCAGATCCTCGACCTCGGCGGGTTGAACCAGGCCAATCTCGACTTCGTGACTGGCCTGGGCCATCGCCTTTACGCGGAAGACATCGTCAAGGGGTGCGACATGTTCTTCAGCAAGGAAGAGTTCACCAACAAGCACTTCGATACCCATCGCATCGCCCAGTTCATCGACCAGACCTTTGATTTCCCAGACCAGTCCTCAGACGGCGCCCTGGTCTGGGACGTCCTCCAGTTTCTGCCGAACCCGGTCGCCCAGGCCGTCCTCGACCGCCTTTACCGAATCCTCGCGCCGGACTCATTCCTGCTCGCCTTCTTCCACCCTGAATCCGGCGGGCCGGCCGCCAAGCCGCACTCCTGCCGCATCATCGACGCCAAGCACCTCCAGTTCGTGCCCAGTGAATCGCCCCGCACCATCGAGCTCTACACCACGCGCTCCATCGAGCGATTCTTCCATCGCTTCTCCTCGGTGAAGTTCTTTCTCACCCGCGAAAACCTGCAGGAAGTTATCGTCAAGCGCTAA
- a CDS encoding polymer-forming cytoskeletal protein produces the protein MWNRNKKEEDIQYRPSSPAPSEQGREAIPVSAYPTRQTEYGSARVTASIGKSLVINGHIQGKEDLVIDGRLEGNVDLPENRLTVGATGHVQGGIRAREIVVVGTVQGNMEATERVEIKKGARVIGDLKAQRPVIEDEAYFKGNVETIRVDTPKPAAKPQQPAPPIVDAQASLPDSKPEIKRG, from the coding sequence ATGTGGAACCGAAATAAGAAGGAAGAAGACATCCAGTACCGGCCTTCGTCGCCGGCGCCATCGGAGCAAGGCAGAGAGGCAATCCCCGTGAGCGCTTACCCAACCCGCCAGACCGAATATGGTTCGGCCCGCGTGACCGCGTCCATCGGCAAGAGCCTGGTAATCAACGGCCACATCCAGGGCAAGGAAGACCTCGTCATCGACGGCCGCCTGGAAGGCAACGTCGACCTGCCGGAGAACCGGCTCACCGTGGGCGCCACCGGCCACGTTCAGGGCGGCATCCGCGCTCGCGAGATTGTCGTCGTCGGCACCGTGCAGGGCAACATGGAAGCCACCGAACGGGTGGAGATCAAGAAGGGCGCGCGCGTCATCGGCGATCTCAAGGCTCAGCGGCCTGTGATCGAGGACGAAGCCTACTTCAAGGGCAATGTCGAAACCATCCGCGTCGACACGCCCAAGCCCGCCGCCAAACCCCAACAGCCGGCGCCGCCCATCGTCGATGCGCAGGCATCCCTGCCCGATAGCAAACCGGAGATCAAGCGCGGATGA
- a CDS encoding GAF domain-containing protein, with protein MPKAKDLEARLERLEQQLGVYQRVSRLMVRELSLADTLQAIVKLVHDFTSCDSCLLYLLDREELVLCATSNPHPSQIGTVRLKMSEGLTGWVARERKLLAIGMEAYKDARFKAFSELPEDTYESFLSSPVIARNRVVGVINVQHRTPHRHSGAEMELLTTIGEQVGCLLVLARMPATAIDDASHVELVRSHGHIARRGEDE; from the coding sequence GTGCCAAAAGCGAAGGATCTGGAAGCTAGACTCGAACGGCTCGAACAGCAGTTGGGTGTCTATCAGCGCGTTAGCCGGCTGATGGTGCGCGAGTTGAGCCTGGCCGATACTCTACAAGCTATCGTTAAGCTGGTACACGACTTTACGAGTTGCGACTCCTGTCTTCTTTACCTGCTGGATCGCGAAGAGCTGGTGCTGTGCGCCACGTCGAACCCGCATCCGTCGCAGATCGGCACGGTGCGTCTGAAGATGAGCGAGGGGTTGACGGGCTGGGTGGCGCGGGAGCGGAAGCTGTTGGCCATCGGCATGGAAGCGTATAAGGACGCACGGTTTAAGGCGTTCTCCGAGCTCCCCGAGGATACCTACGAGTCGTTTCTTTCGTCGCCCGTGATCGCGCGCAATCGGGTGGTGGGGGTCATCAATGTCCAGCACCGCACGCCGCACCGGCATTCCGGGGCTGAGATGGAACTGCTTACGACGATAGGGGAGCAGGTGGGGTGTTTGCTGGTGCTGGCGCGCATGCCGGCGACTGCCATAGACGATGCGAGTCACGTGGAACTGGTGCGCTCCCATGGGCATATCGCGAGACGGGGGGAAGATGAGTAA
- a CDS encoding YCF48-related protein: MSNGTASRRAFLAGACGLGVAAGQPPAPQPGAPKPEPPKPQQKLTPDKAADSKYAAQIVEVPQGPIARADAATQPYGGLTWKIQYQFDEDETVAALNDLRFASKDRGIAVGGMVRKGHNENFALLTRDGGLHWTQVKMKDFPYSLSLLDESRFFCLCEDSLWYSDEGGVTWQKRKLPKRKKGSRMARVHFLNDKHGYVFGEGLSVFKTLDGGLTWEPLAAAEALKLKPENTEWAWMNWASPTTGLIVGTSAAPPPEGSRLPDWMMPERALRRRVIPGSTMVLETRDGGVTWKSSMVSSFGHVVRMRGTNDALTIFHYGESMEFSSEVYLVQLRNGSNKPYFRRKHEFAYDAVPLDNGGGLVAAIERPGQMSTSPVPGRLRMYLNTGSSWKEMKVDYRASGVRATLARVDDQNIWVATDEGVILKLS, translated from the coding sequence ATGAGTAACGGCACAGCGAGCCGCAGGGCATTTCTGGCCGGCGCGTGCGGGTTGGGTGTAGCGGCCGGACAGCCTCCGGCACCGCAACCGGGGGCGCCCAAGCCGGAGCCGCCAAAGCCACAACAGAAGCTGACGCCGGACAAAGCGGCCGACTCGAAGTACGCGGCGCAGATCGTCGAGGTCCCCCAGGGACCCATCGCGCGCGCTGACGCGGCCACGCAGCCCTACGGCGGGCTGACCTGGAAGATCCAATACCAGTTTGACGAGGATGAGACCGTGGCGGCTTTGAACGACCTGCGGTTCGCCTCGAAGGATCGGGGCATCGCGGTGGGTGGCATGGTGCGGAAGGGCCACAACGAGAATTTCGCCCTGCTGACCCGGGACGGTGGCCTGCACTGGACGCAGGTCAAGATGAAGGATTTTCCTTACTCACTCAGCCTTCTGGATGAGTCGAGGTTCTTCTGCCTGTGCGAGGATTCGCTTTGGTATTCCGACGAAGGTGGAGTGACCTGGCAGAAGCGCAAGCTACCCAAGCGGAAGAAGGGCTCGCGAATGGCGCGGGTCCATTTCCTGAATGACAAGCATGGGTACGTGTTCGGCGAGGGATTGTCGGTCTTCAAGACGCTGGACGGGGGCCTGACTTGGGAACCGCTGGCGGCGGCGGAGGCCCTGAAGCTGAAGCCGGAAAACACGGAATGGGCCTGGATGAACTGGGCCAGTCCGACGACGGGGCTGATTGTGGGTACGTCGGCCGCGCCGCCGCCAGAAGGCTCGCGCCTGCCAGATTGGATGATGCCCGAGCGGGCGCTGCGCCGCCGGGTGATTCCGGGCTCGACGATGGTATTGGAAACGCGTGATGGCGGCGTGACCTGGAAGAGTTCGATGGTTTCCTCGTTCGGACACGTGGTGAGGATGCGTGGCACCAACGACGCGTTGACCATCTTCCACTACGGCGAAAGCATGGAGTTTTCCTCGGAAGTGTATCTGGTGCAGCTCCGCAATGGGTCGAACAAACCCTACTTCCGGCGCAAACATGAGTTCGCCTATGATGCGGTGCCGCTGGATAACGGCGGCGGTTTGGTGGCGGCGATCGAGAGACCGGGGCAGATGAGTACGAGCCCGGTCCCAGGGCGTCTGCGGATGTATCTGAATACGGGCAGCTCATGGAAAGAGATGAAGGTGGACTACCGCGCTTCCGGCGTCCGGGCAACACTTGCGCGGGTGGACGATCAGAACATCTGGGTGGCTACGGACGAGGGGGTGATTCTGAAGCTCTCCTAG
- a CDS encoding sugar phosphate isomerase/epimerase family protein — MSLSRRSLLSASAAALAASPVPAAAQSSAHRRIPLAVSTYSYWHFKPTKYPIEDVMEDAARMGFEGVEILHRQMIDESPAYVNGLKKRAFTLGLSMPMLSIHQDFVSPAADERAKMIDHTVRCLELASRLGIPCVRLNSGRWKTIPDFNELMKVKGDEPPLPGYKLEDAIGWCVSSIEKCLPVCEKLGIMLALENHWGLTTSIDNLLNIHQKVNSPWLGINMDTGNYPGDPYAGIERLAPKATIVQAKTYYGGGEWYTLDLDYKRIAGILRKANYNGWVSLEMEGKETPKTAVAKSYDVLRQAFA; from the coding sequence ATGTCACTGTCTCGCCGAAGCTTGCTTAGCGCCAGCGCGGCCGCCCTTGCGGCGTCTCCCGTGCCGGCAGCCGCGCAATCGAGTGCGCACCGACGCATTCCTCTGGCCGTATCGACCTATTCCTACTGGCACTTCAAGCCCACGAAGTACCCGATTGAAGATGTGATGGAAGACGCAGCCCGCATGGGCTTCGAAGGCGTCGAAATCCTGCATCGCCAGATGATCGATGAGTCGCCCGCCTACGTCAATGGCCTGAAAAAACGGGCGTTCACTTTGGGCTTGAGTATGCCGATGCTCTCGATCCACCAGGACTTCGTTTCGCCCGCGGCCGACGAACGCGCGAAGATGATCGACCACACCGTGCGTTGTCTGGAACTGGCCTCCCGTCTTGGCATTCCCTGCGTACGTCTGAACTCGGGCCGCTGGAAGACGATCCCGGATTTCAACGAGCTGATGAAGGTCAAGGGCGACGAACCACCGCTGCCGGGCTACAAACTCGAAGACGCCATCGGCTGGTGCGTCTCGTCCATCGAGAAGTGCCTGCCGGTCTGCGAAAAGCTGGGCATCATGTTGGCGCTGGAGAACCACTGGGGATTGACGACGAGCATCGACAATCTGCTCAACATTCACCAGAAGGTAAACTCGCCTTGGCTGGGCATCAACATGGACACCGGTAACTATCCCGGCGATCCCTATGCGGGCATTGAGCGCCTGGCCCCGAAGGCCACCATTGTGCAGGCGAAGACCTACTATGGGGGCGGCGAATGGTATACGCTCGATCTCGACTACAAGCGCATCGCAGGCATTCTGCGCAAGGCCAACTATAACGGTTGGGTGAGCCTGGAGATGGAAGGCAAGGAGACCCCGAAGACCGCTGTGGCGAAGAGCTATGACGTGTTAAGGCAGGCGTTCGCCTAG
- a CDS encoding methylmalonyl-CoA carboxytransferase subunit 5S has protein sequence MPKTIEVTELILRDAHQSLMATRMAMEDMVPACEDIDKAGYWSVECWGGATFDSCIRFLNEDPWERLRTFRKLLPNSRLQMLLRGQNLLGYRHYEDGVVDRFVDKAAENGMDVFRVFDALNDIRNVRQAIRAVKKAGKHAQGTICYTVSPLHTVTGYVEMAEQLVDLGCDSICIKDMAALLKPQPAYDIVKAIKEACGEDLRVHVHVHATTGVTLVSLMKAIEAGADCVDTAISSLSLGPGHNPTESLVEMLEGTPYNTKLDKSRLLKVKEYFAGIRPRYKEFLSNITGVETEIFDSQIPGGMISNMESQLKQQGAADRLKEVLMEVPRVRKDAGYPPLVTPSSQIVGTQAVFNVMMGRYKVLTGEFADLMLGYYGTTLGQRDPEVINLAHKQAKKNPITCRPADLLKPEWDQLRSSGLALKGCNGSDEDVLTYAMFPQVAPKFFSTRQEGPKNLGKDPAAKPAAAPSAAGSAETGKGPVMTTISYDVKLNGKTHKVTVAPSA, from the coding sequence ATGCCTAAGACGATCGAAGTGACCGAACTCATTCTGCGCGACGCTCACCAGAGCCTGATGGCGACACGCATGGCCATGGAGGATATGGTTCCAGCCTGCGAGGATATCGATAAGGCCGGCTATTGGTCTGTGGAGTGTTGGGGCGGCGCCACTTTTGACTCCTGCATCCGCTTTCTTAATGAAGATCCCTGGGAACGGCTTCGCACGTTCCGTAAATTGTTGCCGAATTCCCGCCTGCAAATGTTGCTGCGCGGGCAGAATCTGCTGGGCTACCGCCACTACGAAGATGGCGTGGTGGACCGGTTCGTGGACAAGGCGGCCGAGAACGGCATGGACGTCTTCCGTGTGTTTGACGCCTTGAATGACATTCGTAACGTCCGTCAAGCGATCCGGGCGGTGAAGAAGGCAGGGAAACACGCACAAGGTACGATTTGCTACACGGTGAGCCCGCTGCACACGGTAACCGGCTACGTCGAGATGGCCGAGCAGTTGGTGGACCTGGGCTGCGACTCCATTTGTATCAAGGACATGGCCGCCCTGCTGAAGCCGCAGCCGGCCTATGACATTGTGAAGGCGATCAAGGAAGCCTGCGGCGAAGACCTGCGGGTCCACGTCCACGTGCATGCCACTACCGGCGTCACCTTGGTGAGCCTGATGAAGGCGATCGAAGCCGGAGCCGACTGCGTCGACACTGCCATCTCGAGTCTCAGCCTGGGACCGGGCCACAATCCCACCGAGAGCCTGGTGGAGATGCTGGAAGGCACGCCATACAACACGAAACTGGATAAGAGCCGCCTGTTGAAGGTGAAGGAGTACTTCGCCGGCATCCGGCCGCGTTACAAGGAGTTCCTGTCCAACATCACGGGCGTCGAAACCGAGATTTTTGACAGCCAGATCCCCGGTGGCATGATCTCCAACATGGAGAGCCAGTTGAAGCAACAGGGCGCCGCGGACCGGCTGAAGGAAGTGCTGATGGAAGTGCCGAGAGTCCGCAAAGACGCCGGCTATCCTCCGCTCGTTACTCCGTCCAGCCAAATCGTTGGAACGCAAGCAGTTTTCAACGTGATGATGGGCCGCTACAAGGTGCTCACTGGAGAGTTTGCCGACCTTATGTTGGGCTACTATGGCACCACGCTGGGGCAGCGCGATCCGGAAGTCATCAACCTGGCGCACAAACAGGCGAAGAAGAACCCCATCACCTGTCGTCCGGCCGATCTGCTGAAGCCGGAATGGGATCAGCTGCGCTCTTCCGGCCTGGCCTTGAAGGGCTGCAACGGCTCCGACGAAGACGTCCTCACATACGCCATGTTCCCCCAAGTGGCGCCCAAGTTCTTTTCCACTCGGCAGGAGGGTCCGAAGAACCTCGGTAAGGACCCCGCGGCCAAGCCCGCAGCCGCCCCCTCGGCGGCCGGATCAGCCGAAACCGGCAAAGGGCCGGTGATGACCACCATCTCCTACGACGTCAAGCTGAACGGCAAGACGCACAAGGTGACGGTGGCGCCTTCCGCTTAG